The window gttgttgtctggcattgctaggttgctagagttgggtcattagaacattgttaggattattggttctatgtttctctgttgtttggttattggaattgATATACTTGAttattgattattaattattgggTTAATTTGTTGGTTAATGGTATTGgtattatttccgctgtttggtttaaTTGTGGTTAGGAGAATAGtaggtatgagaccactagttgtagggtatttatttatattatatattattatttaactaaaaaaaacgggtcagatCATTTCAGTTACATACATTACTAAGAGTAATATTGTCTACAATTATGAAGTATACTAGAAAAGTAATGCAAAAAGTATACCAATAGAAAAAAGTAGGTCTAGATGAAGACTTTCTACCCAAAGTAGGTGTGGGTGCAATAAACTCTTTTAATAATTCTGATGTTTCATAAAAACCCTTACTTTAAAATCCAGGAACATCAtaaatttttagtgttttacacttttttttataaagtccATTAAATttataaccttttaaaaagaataaacattaaatttcaattaattaaaatactaaattaatgcGTTAACTAAAACTTaaggaataaaaatatatatatatatatatatatatatatatatatatatatatttggaaggATAAGAATAAGAAAGTTGTTCAGGGTTTTGAGGCAGAACCAATTGAGGTCATTAATCAGGCGGATAATGATAAATTGTTATGGAAATAGGCCAAGTCTTTCTATTCGGCTTCCCTAGATCCCTTGACTGTGGAAACTCGGGATCCTTCTCCCCggtgtcaggttgatggttcttggaaggcTTCAGATCGTCTTGCAGGTTTGGGCTGGTGGTTTTGTAATGGTGAGGATTCCACGCTGCTACTGGGAACATGAAGTCAACGTTGTAGTCCTTCCCCTCTACATTTGGAGTTTCAGGCTTTGATTTGGACGATGGATTCCCTATTGGCGGCAGGCGTTGAGTGTCAGAGTTTTGAGACGAATAGTGTAGAattagtggcgatggtgcagtctCCTGATGAATGGCCCCGCCTTCTCCAACCTTTTGGACGACTTCAACTTACTCTGACCATCCTTCCCCTCCTTCCAGCTGTCGAGGATTCCACGGACATCAAACGGGCAGATTGTCTGGCTTGCTCTTCGAGATCTTTATCTTCTGagacttcttttgtaaactcttatcctcctgtATTCCTGGGCGTTCgggtattcggttcggttctggATATATCCATTCGGTTCCGGTTATTTTGAATATAGGAGTTTAGGATCCATtcggttaatttactattttggttcgggtttggttcggtttcggttattttcggttcggttctggATATCcacaattatataaatttttaaaaaactttcaaagataaataaaaatgtgataattttttgacaaatatatctaatatttaaaatattgtaatattttggtctaaatttatatgatattgaTTCAGTTCAAGCTTCAggtttttagattaaattttattactttattaatCTAAAATGTATTGATTCACTAAAATGTCTTCGTAGTATAGTGGTTGCACTCACTCCTTTAATGCCTCTATCTGCGGTTTGAGCCCTGGAAAAACAGTtttaatgtttgtttggttttattcGGCTATATTCGGGtaaccgaatggatatcggttcggttaCTATCCTTTGGTTTGGGCAAACAATCTTAGAGTTATTTTCTAGATTAATGTTCggttgaaaaaaacaaaaataaaatatatatatatatatatattaatcgcAGTGTTGCCCCTAGCTCTTGTTACtcataaaaatcaatattactCCAAAACCTAAAGAGCCAAGTAgccctgggcaaaatacccgaaACCCGATCATCGAACCCGACccaaaaaacccgaacccgaacccgattcgaaagaagaaaaaacccgAATGGATTTTGGATTTCTGAAATTTGGATACCCGATCCCGATCGGGTTTTATCCGACATTGAAAATAAATCCGATCAAAACCCGATGATATACGAAACCACAGATATAGCCCTATGAATGATCATAGCCGATTATCTCTAACTCTAACCCTTTTGATTTGTTGCTTTTACCTCTCACCATCGGTTCGTTTTCCCGATACTCGATCTATAATCACTATTTATTCGGATTAAATCCCCATTATTCAAGCTGGAAAACCTAAACTGCTACTCATCTCCTCCGTCTGAGTCTTCACGGAGACATTCACAGGtgaatgtttttgttgtatCGTGTATCATTTTTGTTTGCGAGTTCTACTATGTTTCAATTTCTGTTGTATCTTGTATCAATTTCTGtgggtttttggatttgtttgttcgATTGATTGATTTGCAAATCTCCAAATTAagcatttcaattttttctcaATGTTGTTCCTTCTTCCCATTTGAATCTGAACTGTGTTCTGCACCCAGAATTGGTTTTAGCTTCATGATTTATTTGAAATTCTATGTGTTTTTGTCTTGTATTGTTGAGTAAAGCATGATTGGTTTCTGTTTTAGTTTAGCTTCATGTCTTGTAAttttttagtttgatcattTGATTGGGTTCTGTTTTAGTCTAGCTTCATGTTTCATGTGTGAtcgatgggttttgtttttgtgatcaATGGTGGTCTTGTTTGTGTGATCGATGGTGACATGTGATGTGTGATCGATAGTGGTCATGTGATCTGTTTTAGTTCATCATCTCCAAAGCATTTTTGAATTGCAGTACATAGATAAAGAAAACCAAAgtcacacaacacacaacaagtGTTCGTTTaggatatatatgatcattgtGTGAgcatttgttttgtgtgatcaATGATCGATGGTGACATGGTGTTTTCTTTCactaacttgtttttttttttttacaattagcAGATGGATTCATCATCTCCACATCAACATGATCGAGATAATGATGCAGATGGATTTGAGTTTGATGGCCAAGGAGAAGGGTTTCAGACTCCATAAGCAAATCAAtggggggaaaaaaaaacaaaatcataaagatGGAGATGAACAACCAAAAACTCTGAGGCAAGTCACTCCAACGTCAGGTGTATGGGTTCATTTCACAAGGCTACCAAATAACCGCAATATATGTACCTGCCACTATTGCAAGAGAGAATACAAGTGTCCATCAAAGTTAGGGACTAAAAATATGTGGAATCATCTTGAAGTCTGTAAGGAGCACAAGGCGTGGCAAGAAGGAAAAGATCCAAAGTTGAGTCAACATGTCATTAATAAGGATGGAAATCTGCAAAATGCTAAAGTTCCAGAGAGTGTTTTCAGAGAAGCATCCAATGAGATGCTTGTGATAGGAGAGTTGCCATTATCTTTCATTGAATCTATGGCTTGGAGACACTTCTATAGCAAGATatagtgttctttttttttttccttttttttttttttcaattttattgtAATGATACTAATATGTCTCTATCTGTTCATGGATGCAGATGAATCTATATAAATCACACTCTAGAAGGACTGCCACAAGGGACATTGCTGAGATGTTTATTCAGAGAAAATCGACAATGAGAAAGTGGTTCATTGCTAACAAACAAAGAGTCTCACTCACAACAGATATATGGGTTAGTGATGTCACAGGTAATGTCATTTATCCTTCTTTTTACTCACAAATCTTGCGTTTTTGAGTTCACTTTTCTCTTCTAATCTTATCGATGGCTAATCACAGGTGCAAGTTATATGGTCATAACAGCACATTACATTGATCAGTATTGGCGACTAAAGAAGCTTATAATAGGATTCAAGTATGTGACATACCACAAAGGGAAGACAATTGCAGCTACTCTTCTTGATTGTTTAGCTGATTGGGGTATATAGAAGGTCTTCTCTGTTACAGTGGACAATGCAACGGCAAATACAAATGCTTTGAGTAAGTTTGAGACTACTTTCTCTCTCGTTTCTGATGAGTCTTTAGTTATGAAAGTAGAGTTTATGCATGTGAGATGTGCTGGCCATATCATTAATTTGATAGTGAGAGACAGGTTGACTGAAGTTTCTGAGAATGTACTTGCAATCAGGAATGCTATCTCTTATTTTAGATCCCACTCAAATAGGCAAAACACATTTAACCAGAAGATAAATTCTGTTAGGATGACAAGGGGTAGTTTGCCTTTGGATGTTAAGACTAGGTGGAATTCGACTTATTTGATGTTGCAGAGGGCAATTAAGTACAAGGTAGCATTTGATAAGATGGAGACAGAAGACAAGCTATTCAATGATCATTTCCTGGAGATTGATAATGGAAAAAAGAGAGTTGGACCTCCTAGCTTCAATGATTGGCGTGCAGTTGAAAGGTTAGACaagtttttagagattttttacAACTCAACATTGATTGTCTCGGCTTCTACTAAACTGAATTCTCATAAGTGTTATGAAGAGATTGTCAACATATCAACCAATCTTGACCTGATGTGTTCTAGTTATGATTCTGAGTTGAAGATAAAGGCTGAGGAAATGTATAAGAAGTTTGATAAGTATTGGGATGGGATTAGTAATATCAATCTGATGTTGATAATAGCGACAGTATTTGATCCTAGTAAGAAGCTGCATTTTGCTAAGATTTGTTTTGCCGAGTTGTATGGTGAAGAGACTCCAACATATAAAGAGATGTATGACAAATTTTACAATCTTCTGATTGATATGTTCAAGGAGTATAGTGATCGGTATGCTAAATTTCAGCCTTCTCAGTCATCTCAGCCAGATGTGAGTGAAGAAGATAGTGTTCCTCGTCTTTTCACAATTGATAAAAGGTACAAAGCAGCTTTAAATGAGATTGGAGTTCAAGTGACAAAAGATGAATTGACTACAAACCTGAAAGAAGCTGTTGAGAATCCAGATGTGATGATGGGGACTGAGTATGATGTTCTATCTTGGTGGAAAGTCAATTGTGGTAAGTACCCTATTCTATCACAAATATATGGCTCGTGATGTCTTTGTTATGCAAGTGTCATTTGTAGCATCTGAAAGTGCTTTTAGCACAAGTGGTAGGATAATAGAACCATGTAGAAGTTGTCTAACTCCCTATATGGTTGAGGTTTTGATGTGTACTGAGCAGTGGATGAAACAAGACATTGCAATTGAATCAAGAGTTCTTACCAATGCTCAAATTCTGGCAGAAGTAGAATATGAAGATCGACTTGAAAAAGGTTTGTATATCActagattttgttattttttgtttttgcctctCTTATAGTTTATGTTAGCTCATCCAATTCTTATGTTTTCAGAGTTCTGCATTGAAGATTAAGGTCTCGACTACTTGGAGCTACAAggtgttttgttcttttgtctcGTTTAGTACTTGGTTTATTAAGacatggatttgtttgtttaacaatcttgttatgtggttgtttgaagtttgaacgAGATTATGGTTTGAATTTTGAACATTGGTCTCTTTCTGTTTATGGTTATTGATCAGtatattgaataaaattgagtttgGTTTACTTAATTTCAGATTGAGATCGGATACCCGATCTGATCCGAACCTGATGGGTGTTTATCCGAAATCCGACCCAAATATTAGAAAAACCCGAATGGGTCTAGGACCCCTTAATCCAAAATATCCGACAATCCAACATACCCGACCTATACCCGATCGGGTCACCCAAATACCTAGGGCTAGAGCCAAGGAGGATGATATAAAAGCTTGAGCCGTGTGAAAAAATTTACCAATTGTTATTTGGGCTTCTTTTGAAATATGATGCATACATATTTTGggataactttttttaaaaaactttcggTGATTAGTTAGATGGTTGAAAATTTCAACTTGAAATATATACTGGCCACCATAAACCAGTGCTTGATTTTAGTTTTCCAGTAAATTGTTAATGTGACAAACATCTTTAAGTGATTTCAGTATTAtgataatttttattagtatgtTTATGAAATTCTTTAATACTttcacaataatatttttaattttttttcttttttttcatcacatataaaataaaataatatcagTCCCACTCCCATCTACCATTTAAAATGTGGTAGAATCTTACCATTAAATCTGTGActtattaattttctaatattaaGTACTACCGTTACATTTTCATGCATCTCTGCCACACACCCTGtctacatctttttttttttttttttgtcatcagtCTCAATCTTCTTTTAACGTATGTGCGAAAGTGTTTCTTTAGAGGTCAGGTAGctagcaacaacaaaaaatgagaaaacatttttgttaaaaataaataaaaaatagttacaagaaaaatgagtcttgtcaaacaaaacaaaaatgagataTTTCATTAAGCTAAGGAATCAAAAGGGGTTACTCACCCCggtttttttaaattgattccgaatatcatcatcaatttaaacttttgtttgtcttttctcACATCAGGTCGATTTATATAGAAACGCAGATGTTGAAACCTCTActtatgttgtttttgttgtcattAACAACACACTGTATTGGGTACCACTAAAGAAAAGCGTataaatatatactagtataattGCAACACTTTTtgcataaaaatatgtttttaaaaacatttaacatTAAATGCAATGAAATGcttatatttatatctaaaacaaatttagaaTGTGCTCAAATTATTGTGTGGTACATCGGAGATTATAgaataaatcactaaaattaataaaatagtatatttgtaaaattagtattaaaatagtatattaacaaaaaaaaagttatgtaaaaaCTTGTCTCGCGGATCATATTAACCAGTTGAAATGGTACTATACTTCTCGTGCATTAAAAACTCTGTAACAGAGTAATCAACTACACTTAATTTAGGGAAATAGTCTGACGTTAAAAATTTGGTTCATCTCCTAGAatgtcgaagaagaaaaaacaaacggTGGTCGTCATCCCCTTCTCCCCGGCGGTGATGAGGCGTGGTAGATCTGCCTTTTGTTGCTCATTTTGGCTTCTCCCGTTGAGATGAGAAAAGCTTCTTCTCTGGTCAAGGGCACCAAGGTGTCAGAGAGGAGTTCTTCTCACGGCTTGGCTCTCTGGATTGACGGCTGTGGTGAGCGGCGGAAGACAGAAGGCGGATCAGTGGGTTTCACCGCTTGTCACGGCGATTAACGGTGGATCTTTAGAGATCTTGCTGGCTTGTCTTGGGATTCTGTTGTAGATGGTTTTGATTGAGCCACAATCCGTCTACACTGCCATTTCAGGCCTTCGCTGGACCGGATCTGAAGAGGGTTTGTCGAGGAGAAAGCTCTAGAGGCGATGGTCACTGGGAATCGAGGGTTAGTTGTGGTTTTCTCTTGTTGCTAGGTAGGGGACTTGAGGAATAGGGCGCAGTTGTCTAAAGCCTTTCCTATTATGGGAGGGAAGTTTCGGGCTTGGCTTGTCGTTTATTCTAGCACAGTTCCCGGATTCGTTTGCTCCAGTTCTGTTGTTCATTGTCACAGGTGAAGTCACAAAGAAGTCTCCCTCGCAAATGCCAGATCTAGTAGGTGGGTTCATGTGGCTGATTTACCCGGTCTAGTCAGATCTTTTTTTCCGGTGCTATTGCTagttgttttttcctttttgtggtTGTGTGTAGCCGATTGTATCACTTTTGAATCTGTCTTATTaggtttttttaatgttaatattaaaaaaatttaaaaaaaaaaaaaaaaaaaaacggtgtGAGTTTTCAAGTTGAGGTCCAAATCAATCACCACACCAGCCTGCCGTTGTGGCTTGTACCAGTAATGGTAGGTAAGATATTTCATCACGTCACTTAATTTTGTTCTAGACacattctttatttatttttcttgttcagTTGTACTTTTTTCAAAGTTTCTCTTTGTCTCttcctgcttttttttttttgacggtcaaaccccatatattaagttatcggagatAACTCTCTTTGAGAGAGAGCCAATTAGGTACCGacgagcttacatgggaaaaacagaaacctcgtgctcttgcacatttcgcaagtttatcggcacggatattatcctctcgggaaatatatctaatactaaaattagcaaatctatctctgaaatgNaattctgatgaaaaggtcggccaatccttgatattagacgtcatccttaggaggtatgaacaatccgtagcaaaaagagctttatccaggtccaacgctaataagcactccatagcccaaataagggtatctaactctgcatgtaatggggataagcttctgcgcgatccttttagccccatgtgcaggattctatcaccgatagacgcaatccagccatgcccactcctatccacctctgtatgccaagatccatctataaagcatacaagGGATTCTTGAGGAATTGGGATCGAAGGTATGCATGCTTCTACTACCGCTGGTGCTAAGTCTCTgttatttgctcttctccaaacttcttcttcttggatagctttctccagtgtatcttgcggagattcagagatattttc is drawn from Camelina sativa cultivar DH55 chromosome 1, Cs, whole genome shotgun sequence and contains these coding sequences:
- the LOC104792117 gene encoding zinc finger BED domain-containing protein RICESLEEPER 2-like yields the protein MKVEFMHVRCAGHIINLIVRDRLTEVSENVLAIRNAISYFRSHSNRQNTFNQKINSVRMTRGSLPLDVKTRWNSTYLMLQRAIKYKVAFDKMETEDKLFNDHFLEIDNGKKRVGPPSFNDWRAVERLDKFLEIFYNSTLIVSASTKLNSHKCYEEIVNISTNLDLMCSSYDSELKIKAEEMYKKFDKYWDGISNINLMLIIATVFDPSKKLHFAKICFAELYGEETPTYKEMYDKFYNLLIDMFKEYSDRYAKFQPSQSSQPDVSEEDSVPRLFTIDKRYKAALNEIGVQVTKDELTTNLKEAVENPDVMMGTEYDVLSWWKVNCGKYPILSQIYGS